Below is a genomic region from Medicago truncatula cultivar Jemalong A17 chromosome 3, MtrunA17r5.0-ANR, whole genome shotgun sequence.
ACTGTAAATATCAAATCATTCAAGCAATTGATACCAAATAAAAACCAATTCACACAATCATGTCAATTGTtaccaaaaatcaaaataaaaatcatacatatttctaacgcatttttaggttttttttttattttaaatattacataaatacttattttatttaaaaaaagactATCAACTtaacttttctttttacaaaaagtataaattaaatttgttatttattaaatacaaaatatattaaaataagtagTCATCTTATATTCATTTAATTGAAGAAGAGCAATCAAtactagaaaaaaataaattgatttagtcaaataaaaataatttaataaaaaattaatgacaaattCCATTTCAACTTTTGACAATTACACACGCAACCAATACCCTTCACCTGCCCTACTAACTTTCCACGAAGCTTCATACCCTTCAATTCAATCTTTTATTTAACACACTTGTCCTCTATATACTCCATTTTAATCTACCATCTCTTCTCAATTCTATACCTTAATTATTTCGTTAAATCTTATactatttttcagaattttgcaACTATAGTGAATCAACCAtggacatcaacaacaacaatgaaaatTCTTTTTGGCAATTTAGTGATCAACTAAGGCATCAAACATCAAATTTGGCTAGTCTATCACTAAATGATTCAATTTGGAGCACCAACATGACCAAAAGACCTGATCAAAGAAGAAACTTTGATGTCAAAAATTCTGATATCAACAACTCCTTCACTAATTTCAACTCGAAACCAAGTAGTGATCTCAATGATGGATGGAAGATGATGAACAATTCCAATGGACCTCTTTTTTCCATGCCACACAATAATAACTCTTCTTTTGCTGGATTCAATAAGGGAATTTATTCATCTCCCTATGTTAACAACCTTAACAATAACACCAACAACCTTAGCAACATCAATCTTAATGGTTACAAGTCAGGTTTTAAGGTTGGTGATGAGTTTCAACTAGGTAACAAAGGTGTCAAGAAgaatatcaacaacaataacaacatcaacaagaaACATGGAGATAACACTGATGTTGCAAAAACTTCTGCTGACAAGAAATTCAAAACTCTGCCACCGTCTGAGTCCTTACCTAGGAATGAAACCATTGGTGGCTATATCTTTGTTTGCAACAATGATACCATGGCAGAAAACCTCAAAAGACAGATCTTTGGTATGTTTCCTCTATCCCTCTTTTTATGAGATCATTGTTAttgctttaataatttttccttttttacatATGTGCTTCTTAGCTATAGGGATTGGTAATTTTATACAATagattttcttgtttttaatttcatatttgtgGTGTTGTGCTTCATAAGATTCATGTGACCATGGAACTGAGAtcttacaaaaaaaagttaactgaATTATCAATAGTCTTTGGTGTTTAGGTTGAAATTTAATTGTGTAATTTGGTCTCTAAATTTTTGGTTTACCTGGTAAATTTTGTAGGTCTGCCTCCAAGATACAGAGATTCAGTTAGAACAATAACCCCAGGGTTACCCCTTTTTCTGTACAACTATTCCACCCACCAACTCCATGGTATTTTTGAGGTATGTATCATTTTTGTGCATTTATGTTCTACTATTATAATTGGAAATAGGAATCAATCTTCAAAgggtaataatattaatatttggtgGTGTTTGTTTAGGCTGCAAGTTTTGGAGGAAGTAATATTGATCCAACAGCTTGGGAGGATAAGAAGTGCCCTGGTGAATCTCGTTTCCCTGCTCAGGTATAATCTCCAATCCAATTATTATCATCGACTTATTTGTGTTTATCTACCGGCTTAAATGCTCAGGATAGTTTATGAGAACAATTTgactttgttttatcttttgttatggATACAGcttatatgataaacacttaCAGTATAAGTGCTTAATTTAACTGTTTGTCTAAAGCTAATGAATTTGGACACATGATGTTTGCAGGTACAAGTGATAACTAGAAAAGTTTGTGAGCCATTAGAGGAGGATTCCTTTAGACCAATTCTTCATCACTATGATGGTCCTAAGTTTCGTCTTGAACTGAGTGTGTCTGAGGTAtaatttcatcatcaatttgCACAATATTGATCAttcatatagtttttttttttttttaaatctctgAATTAAACTgtgtctttatttttctttcaggCACTGTCTCTTTTGGATATTTTTGCTGATCAGAATAGTTTCAATGATATTTTCAAAGCTATACCGGCATAAAATGGAAGAAGATTAAAGAGAATACAAGAACataattatgaagaaaatagaaaatgaagaTTGTGGACCTGTAGAGAAGGGTCCTAAGATATGACAATGAATATGGTGGAGGAAGATTTGATATTGAGCCTATATATGTATAAGAGCTATGGTATTATTTGTATAGAGGTTTTGTGCCTAATTTCCCCCCTTTTTATTGTGAGTGTATATGAACATCATTTAAAAGAATACAATAAGAATGAACTTATATAAACATAGCTTATGGCTGCTGTTGTTATGTACTCTAAACTATAAATTGAGGCTTAATGGAAGGAAAAGGCATCCATGTTGCAACTTTATATTAATAGTCGGGATTTGAATCCTAGACATTATTGTCAAATTCATTCGTGTGTCGTAGCTCAACCACTTGAGCCACACCCAGGGGCAGATTGAGAAATACTTCAATCACTTGAGCTATGCTCAGGGACAGTTCGAGAGTTACTTGAAAAAATAGTTGGTCTGACTTACCTGCAGTTTGGACCCAAGCCAAACTAGTTAGATCAACCATTGTTTGTCAGTAACATGTGGTGTTGATGAACCTACACCAAAAATCATGTATCCAGATGTGTTTTCATAGAAACCACACTAAATGTAATTCACAAAAAATTACAGAACAGTAGAGGCATGATATGACACATACAAAATGTGCATCTTAGAAAAGCAAAAGATAAGAAAGTTGCATATAAGCAAATACTTAGTAGTGCTCATACACATACACAGGTTGCACTGAACCTGCAATCTCCAACTATTCACACTGAAAGATATACAATACACAATGTGCAGATGAAATGACTTTCAAAGGAACTAAAGACGTGCCTGGCCAAAAAATTTATTCTCGAAATCAATTGAACGCAGTTTAACCATCTGTTTCTAAGCTTCCAAGGAactaaagaaacattttttaagGCTTTGATCACCAATTCTGAATCTGCTTCCAGCCATAATTTCGACCGCTGATGTGAGTTTGCAATCTCTATTGGTCTCATGGCTCCAGACAACTCGACATGCAAGGAGTTTCCCAAACCTGTATTTTCACCAAAGCAAAGTAGAAAATCCAAATGTTACATAACATAATGAtccaaaatattcaaacattaaaattaaataaaatataatcaacttCTAATAACTACACCCGTACCACCACCACCTCTGGCACCCCTACCACCCTCAGTAGCTCCCCGACGATGGTAAATCGGCAATTGTCCGGATTTTATATTCTGGAATGCGTTTATATAATCCGAAGAGCATGTTGGTAATTTGCATAAGGCGCGCAAGTAGACCATAGAGTGGGAAAGGTAAATCTCtcatttttttgtattttgctaACTGGATATTGATATGTTGCACCCATCTTTTTATAATTATACCTGTACAAAATGCCAGGGTAAGAAATGCTAGTTCTCCAAAAATAATTGATGCTCTCAATTTTAGTTTGAAAACGATTATAGGATGCAGAATGGAAGACTCGAATGTACTAGCTCTGTCTGTTGTCCAGCAGTTAGATAAAAGCATCAGGCAGtaagaaatacaaaatcaatAACTGAAAAGATTATACAACCCCTACGATAATGCAAAGATCTTgcattcaattatatttttatttttactaacaATGTAAAatgttcttttaaaataaataagtgtttttgaagtattatatgataatttatcatgttgttaagttaattttcttaaaattattttataatgttcgtaatttaaaagataaaaggaagtttttccCTCCTTCCCTTcttaaaccctccatccaaacacatccttaatgatttttattttttttggtcaggtaacttagtggctagaattcaccttataagatgaataagtggggtgtccgaggttcgaaccccgaccttgcatataataatgcattgtcctaccaactgagctatgaaTTATTTACTTACCACTAAACAATTGGAAACAAAAGTACGAAGTTTTTTACGTATAACATTGATGTTCAATTTAAGGTTAACAGTCTTTACActttgtaatataggtcattttttgttttcccccgtgtaattttttttttattttagttttcgtccttttaatttgaagatttttttggttttggaccttcatggtaAACTTcgccccctgtaatttgagcaaatttcggttcaccccctgttaatttgagcaaattttggtttacccctgcatatcattgattttgtacaatcaaaattcataaaggTCCAAAACCAGAAATCTTCaaatattacaggggtaaaatcctattaaccctttaatttattaccattgtttaaattttaaccTATGTTGTTTTGGATGAACTAAGAGTGAGGTAGAACATCAAGGAGAGATCTGGACATCCCAACTACCCCTGCCTTCTGCCACCcacttataatatataaatgatgaaaatgttatttaactaacCATTTCATAGAACAACTTGCGGGGCAACCAAAATATATAAAGGAATTTAGGTCTTGGCACAAAAATAGATAAAGACTCCCACCAATACCATATTGTTTTATTTGTAGAATGTCATAATTAGCAAGCTTATCCGTAAACCTAttgtcctttatctttatgAACCTGAAAGTTAGATATGTCCATACTTCTAAAATCCCAATAGAGGAGTTTCATTGAAAAATAGACGAAAGTTGACCCTTAAAACGGGTTTGATAACGGTTGAATTTCTTTCTCGGAGTTCAAATACTATGTGAAGAAAAGCTTCATTGCCAACTTTTTCTGCTGCCAAAGCATGTTGGATCAATGCAAGACCCTTCTGCATTACGGACATATATATATGTGGAGCAACGTGGAATTCGACTCCTGCGTTGCTATTTAACCCATgtatatatcattttaaatttgaaatataaaaattgttacGGAATATGAAAGACCACAACAAAAATGTATAGAGTAATGtcataatttttctaaaagtgtattattttttgtttttcacatTTTTCCTCCATCGGAGATATTCATGTCAATGTCTTCACATACACTAAATATGAACAACTCTTTTAATCAAGATTCAAAACTTGATTTATCACATTGTTAGAGATCAAGTTGTGTATTTTTTGCATTCCCTGACTTGCCAAAAAAAGCATTGATATTGACTATAGACTAAATAGTAAATGTTGACAATAAAAATGTTAGTGAGGTAGATCTGTTGCTAATTCATCTCATAGGTAACTAATGTGCTTTAATTTGTGTGGGTTAAATTTTGTTGTACTATGATTAGGAATCATCATGCATCTACTTTCGATCTTTCCTTGTTAGAGTGGCCAGAAcctatcaaaacaaaaataatatatggaCCATTTAAACGTGTTAGAGACCAGCTTCAGAACCGTGTAGAAAAAGCAAGGCCACTCATCCAACAGATAAGTCATCAGATAAAGCCAATTAAGTTTTAATATATGCTAAAGCAAAAGGCATtgcaaataattaattaaaaaatatagatacAACAATAACggcattttttttaggggaaacaATAATGACATAGAATTAGAACATATTACCTTGATGCATTCACCCAAAGTCATCAAGTCCACTCTCACTAAGGAACAAATTAATGTATTAAACTACAAAACTGAAAGTAATTCACATCACATAATTTCGCAtttccaaaaccaaaaccacaTAGTTTAATATGGTTGTGAATTAACCCACGcacaaaatatatacatatatacttcATTTATTAAGATGTGATTAGCATAGTGACCACTCTCATATCGAGTCATTGTAATTCACACAAATAAGTTAGGCAATAAGGCATAAGTCGTctccgtgaacttaactcaattaGTAGGGATATTGTATAATTTATACAGAGATCGAAGTTCAAACTCTGGACACCtcacttctccatatttaattatgtgaGCTTCAGctactaaaaaaaatggacATAAGTCGTAAcacttacataaaaaaaaatcttcatagaGCCATCAGCCCATCACTAGAAGCCTTAAGCAGGAGACAAGATAAGATTACTTCAATTTGCATATAAGGATAGTCCATCTGTTTCAAAATGAGCGTcgttttagccaattgcacacatattaagtaatggaataaagtagtcaaatatcataacaattttaccaaattatcctaatcaactattggtttgttttttttttttttgtcaaaaaaaaaactattggtttgtttttcattaaataaaaaataatactttggaagtaatgtaacataatattaattgaagggtacaattgaaaagaaaaagttattattgcattggaaattgaaagtgacattcattttgattttttttttggctaaaacgacactcattttaaaacggaaggaATATTATTTACTACCTTCGCCACTaaatataagacccttttgaaatttttttgtctctttttataaggCCCCTTTGATATTTCcaagtatattaattaattctttaccAACACACCCCGATTTATTTtaggagaatgctaaccattgcccttatggcattggataaggggataaaaatataaatatagtattgaaaaatggtgaaaagtgataaatttaactttttaaaagtcaaaatgttgttgaaaccaatgcaaacatgctacttttggcttccttaaccattgccctcaAACCATTGTCATgagggcaatggttagcaagaccctttattttatatccttttcttcaatcaatatatttttttcgaacaagctaaaatgatatataaacaACTGTGATTTACCCCGAAAAAGGCCAACCACACAAGAGTATTTACAACCTCAAGGCGCAATTACGAAGGAAGCACCACCAAAACCAGAGAAAAAATTACAAGTGGACACCCATACAAAGAAGCAGGT
It encodes:
- the LOC25489615 gene encoding DCD domain-containing protein NRP-A encodes the protein MDINNNNENSFWQFSDQLRHQTSNLASLSLNDSIWSTNMTKRPDQRRNFDVKNSDINNSFTNFNSKPSSDLNDGWKMMNNSNGPLFSMPHNNNSSFAGFNKGIYSSPYVNNLNNNTNNLSNINLNGYKSGFKVGDEFQLGNKGVKKNINNNNNINKKHGDNTDVAKTSADKKFKTLPPSESLPRNETIGGYIFVCNNDTMAENLKRQIFGLPPRYRDSVRTITPGLPLFLYNYSTHQLHGIFEAASFGGSNIDPTAWEDKKCPGESRFPAQVQVITRKVCEPLEEDSFRPILHHYDGPKFRLELSVSEALSLLDIFADQNSFNDIFKAIPA